Proteins encoded together in one Thermoplasmatales archaeon BRNA1 window:
- a CDS encoding ferrous iron transporter FeoB yields MITAALIGNPNAGKTTVFNKLTGSIQQTGNWPGVTVERKQGFIRRSPKDRILVVDLPGIYSLSPYSPEEIVSRDFLIGTSDDKPDVAICVVDASNLERGLYLLSQVADLGIPMVIVLNMVDVAEKSGMKVDPSKLSEALGCEVVECVGVRNQGTDDIAEAVQRAYDGKEAPRFLTYGSDIEECVDRVSDVIRNCVRDDVVRWAALKLIERDDMVMQDLDADVVAKAFAIIDEMEKRVGDDGVQMIATARYDSSAAVEKAAVTKVGGAVAGSSLSDRIDRILIHRVLGLPIFIAIMYLVYFVSIQTIGTMGSDYINDEAVPWIQEEIASWMTDNEVSEALIGLVVTGMIGGAGAVIGFLPQIVVLFLFLAILEEVGYMSRVAYILDRIFCRFGLSGKTVIPAVIGIGCGVPAVMGTRTIEDPMNRNVAVMTTTFMPCSAKLPIITVIVAAFFHESAAVTLSMYLLGIAMILISGIVLKKFKGVVGKPAPFIMELPVYHAPTPPNVARSVIEKSWSFVKKAGTLILLSAVIIWLLSSYTWGFEYLGDSETAGSMLADIGHAVTWIFIPNGFGQVWEFSVASISGLMAKENLLATVAVLFGSSVDGEGLIAADALVDALGPNGAGLAMAFLIFNLLCAPCFAAIGAMRSELGSWKKTCFALLYQCAVAYMVSTIFYQFWYLIWGEGSFDYGIFLAIAFIGLLVYFVAAKDPVGAIKRRANLEAD; encoded by the coding sequence ATGATCACCGCGGCGCTGATCGGGAACCCCAACGCGGGGAAGACCACCGTTTTCAACAAACTCACGGGAAGCATCCAGCAGACAGGAAACTGGCCCGGGGTCACCGTCGAGAGGAAACAGGGATTCATAAGAAGGTCCCCCAAAGACAGGATCCTCGTCGTCGATCTCCCGGGGATCTACTCCCTTTCACCCTATTCCCCGGAGGAGATCGTCTCCAGGGACTTCCTGATCGGGACGTCCGACGACAAGCCGGACGTTGCGATATGCGTGGTAGACGCATCCAATCTGGAGAGGGGGCTGTACCTCCTCTCCCAGGTCGCGGACCTCGGCATCCCCATGGTGATCGTCCTGAACATGGTGGATGTCGCCGAGAAGAGCGGCATGAAGGTAGACCCTTCCAAACTCTCGGAGGCGCTGGGATGCGAGGTCGTGGAGTGCGTCGGAGTCAGGAACCAGGGAACCGATGACATCGCAGAGGCCGTCCAGAGGGCGTACGACGGGAAGGAAGCCCCCAGATTCCTGACCTACGGCAGTGACATCGAGGAATGCGTGGACAGGGTCTCCGACGTCATCAGGAACTGCGTCCGCGACGATGTCGTGCGCTGGGCCGCCCTCAAGCTGATCGAGCGCGACGACATGGTCATGCAGGACCTGGACGCCGATGTCGTCGCAAAGGCCTTCGCGATCATCGACGAGATGGAGAAGAGGGTCGGGGATGACGGCGTTCAGATGATCGCCACTGCCAGATACGATTCCTCCGCGGCCGTCGAGAAGGCCGCGGTCACCAAGGTGGGGGGCGCCGTCGCCGGATCCTCGCTGTCGGACAGGATCGACAGGATACTCATCCACAGGGTGCTGGGTCTCCCCATCTTCATCGCGATAATGTACCTGGTCTACTTCGTCTCGATACAGACCATAGGCACCATGGGTTCGGATTACATTAACGACGAGGCCGTCCCGTGGATCCAGGAAGAGATCGCATCCTGGATGACCGATAACGAGGTCAGCGAGGCCCTCATCGGCCTTGTCGTCACGGGCATGATCGGCGGTGCGGGAGCGGTCATAGGGTTCCTTCCCCAGATTGTCGTCCTCTTCCTCTTCCTCGCGATCCTCGAGGAGGTGGGATACATGTCCCGCGTCGCATACATTCTGGACCGCATTTTCTGCCGCTTCGGGCTCTCGGGGAAAACCGTCATCCCCGCGGTCATCGGCATCGGATGCGGTGTCCCCGCGGTCATGGGCACCAGGACCATCGAGGATCCCATGAACAGGAACGTGGCCGTGATGACCACCACCTTTATGCCCTGCAGCGCGAAACTGCCCATCATCACCGTGATTGTCGCGGCATTCTTCCACGAGTCGGCCGCGGTCACCCTTTCGATGTACCTGCTCGGGATTGCCATGATCCTGATCTCCGGGATAGTCCTGAAGAAGTTCAAGGGAGTCGTCGGAAAGCCCGCCCCGTTCATCATGGAGCTCCCCGTCTACCATGCCCCCACCCCTCCCAACGTCGCCCGCAGCGTCATCGAGAAATCCTGGTCGTTCGTGAAGAAGGCAGGTACCCTCATCCTCCTGTCCGCCGTCATCATCTGGCTATTATCATCTTACACCTGGGGCTTCGAGTATCTCGGGGACTCCGAGACCGCGGGTTCCATGCTTGCCGACATCGGACACGCCGTCACATGGATCTTCATACCCAACGGCTTCGGGCAGGTGTGGGAGTTCAGCGTGGCATCGATCAGCGGACTTATGGCGAAAGAGAACCTCCTCGCCACCGTCGCGGTCCTGTTTGGATCATCCGTGGACGGCGAGGGACTCATCGCCGCGGATGCCCTGGTCGATGCCCTGGGCCCCAACGGCGCGGGACTCGCCATGGCATTCCTGATCTTCAACCTCCTGTGCGCCCCCTGCTTCGCAGCCATCGGGGCCATGCGCTCCGAGCTCGGATCGTGGAAGAAGACCTGCTTCGCCCTCCTCTACCAGTGCGCCGTCGCCTATATGGTGTCGACCATCTTCTACCAGTTCTGGTACCTCATCTGGGGAGAGGGTAGCTTCGACTACGGCATATTCCTTGCAATAGCGTTCATCGGACTGCTCGTCTACTTCGTCGCCGCGAAGGACCCCGTGGGCGCCATCAAGAGAAGGGCCAACCTGGAGGCGGACTGA
- a CDS encoding Fe2+ transport system protein A, with the protein MRFKDMRCGDTATVVNVEGEGHLRKRILDLGITRGVDIKMVRIAPLGDPIEIELRGYRLTIRKTEADIVELSDIRRPGTEGSE; encoded by the coding sequence ATGAGATTCAAAGACATGAGGTGTGGAGACACCGCCACCGTTGTCAATGTCGAAGGCGAGGGCCATCTGAGGAAGCGCATACTAGACCTCGGCATCACCAGGGGCGTCGACATCAAGATGGTCAGGATCGCCCCCCTCGGCGACCCCATCGAGATCGAACTCAGAGGATACCGTCTCACCATCCGCAAGACCGAAGCGGACATCGTGGAACTCAGCGACATCCGCCGTCCGGGGACGGAGGGTTCCGAATGA
- a CDS encoding Transcriptional regulator: MCYGDGLYMSDATKQQLADSFKKLLETKAYDDITVSDITEGCNMSRQTFYYHFKSMFDIVKWCYFDEAMRDRTNLLGYGTWLDKLKQVFAYTVTLRNIIISVYNSRSLQILLDYFLEEGKRRIGDIVDLRSDGILNQGDRDFFVNALSFAFVGVMVKWIDDGMMDTPETMVRRLDAVIGAGYIRNSIDKLAKSLDNVNND; this comes from the coding sequence ATGTGCTACGGGGATGGCCTGTACATGAGTGACGCGACTAAACAGCAGCTGGCAGATTCCTTCAAGAAACTCCTCGAGACCAAGGCCTACGATGACATCACCGTGTCCGATATCACCGAGGGCTGCAACATGTCCCGTCAGACATTTTACTACCACTTCAAGTCCATGTTCGACATCGTGAAATGGTGCTACTTCGATGAGGCCATGAGGGACCGCACCAACCTCCTCGGATACGGAACCTGGCTCGACAAGCTCAAGCAGGTGTTCGCGTACACCGTGACCCTCCGCAACATCATCATCAGCGTCTACAACTCCCGCTCGCTCCAGATTCTGCTGGACTACTTCCTCGAGGAGGGAAAGAGGCGTATCGGGGACATCGTCGACCTTCGCTCCGACGGGATCCTGAACCAGGGAGACCGCGACTTCTTCGTTAACGCACTCTCATTCGCATTCGTCGGCGTCATGGTCAAGTGGATCGACGACGGAATGATGGACACCCCCGAAACCATGGTCCGCCGCCTCGACGCGGTAATCGGTGCGGGATACATCCGCAATTCCATCGACAAGCTCGCCAAGAGCCTCGATAACGTCAACAACGATTGA
- a CDS encoding 4Fe-4S binding domain protein, whose amino-acid sequence MIRDVVRIDREKCNGCGACVEACAEGAIRMVDGKAMLVREDYCDGLGACLPECPTGAISIEKREAREFSDPKGEPSLAVPMACPGSGQRRIVRNDDVPSGGRAPSRLGQWPIQLRLINSAAPYLDGCELLVSGDCCAYGLGSFHEDFIKGRVCIIGCPKLDPQESWQKLKDIVSLHDIRSVTVTRMEVPCCSAMVKQVSDAVKASGKNIPVRTSVIHADGTVENA is encoded by the coding sequence ATGATTAGGGATGTTGTCAGGATCGACCGCGAGAAGTGCAACGGCTGCGGCGCGTGCGTAGAGGCGTGTGCCGAGGGTGCCATCCGTATGGTGGACGGCAAGGCCATGCTCGTCCGCGAGGACTACTGCGACGGGCTCGGGGCATGCCTCCCCGAATGCCCGACCGGCGCCATCTCCATCGAGAAGAGGGAGGCAAGGGAATTCTCCGACCCCAAGGGAGAACCGTCCCTGGCGGTTCCGATGGCCTGTCCCGGCTCCGGGCAGAGGAGGATCGTGCGCAACGATGATGTCCCCTCCGGCGGCAGGGCCCCGTCCCGCCTCGGACAATGGCCAATACAGCTGCGCCTGATCAACTCAGCCGCCCCCTATCTCGATGGCTGCGAACTGCTGGTCTCCGGCGACTGCTGCGCCTATGGGCTGGGAAGTTTCCATGAGGATTTCATCAAGGGGAGGGTGTGCATCATAGGGTGCCCGAAGCTGGATCCGCAGGAATCATGGCAGAAGCTGAAGGACATTGTATCCCTTCACGACATCAGGAGCGTCACCGTCACCAGGATGGAGGTCCCGTGCTGCTCCGCGATGGTGAAACAGGTCTCCGATGCGGTGAAGGCGTCCGGAAAGAACATTCCCGTGAGGACGTCCGTAATACATGCGGACGGGACTGTCGAGAACGCGTGA
- a CDS encoding putative pyrophosphatase, whose protein sequence is MDSDTTIEDLKIRARDFCRERDWEQYHNPKDLAIGISSEAGELLEIFRFQNNEQCQTIINDPQKGGDVRDELADVLYFTLRFAEVCGIDLSEAFESKLRQNREKYPVEKFKGVNRKYNE, encoded by the coding sequence ATGGACAGCGACACCACGATCGAGGATCTGAAGATCAGGGCCCGTGATTTCTGCAGGGAGAGGGATTGGGAGCAGTATCACAATCCGAAGGACCTCGCCATCGGCATATCCTCGGAGGCGGGCGAGCTCCTGGAGATCTTCAGGTTCCAGAACAATGAGCAGTGCCAGACCATCATAAACGACCCTCAGAAGGGCGGGGACGTCCGTGACGAACTGGCCGACGTCCTGTACTTCACGCTCCGTTTCGCAGAGGTCTGCGGAATCGATCTGTCCGAGGCGTTCGAGTCCAAACTCCGTCAGAACAGGGAGAAGTATCCCGTCGAGAAGTTCAAGGGCGTCAACAGGAAATACAACGAATGA
- a CDS encoding putative membrane protein has product MEILTIVLLAIGLAMDAFAVSVCKGLAMGKATVRSMVIIGAWFGFFQFLMPIIGFYVGRSFKDAVEDYDHWIAFALLLVIGLNMVREGISGEEENVDASLGFRIMLILAIATSIDALAVGISLAMDEGTILVPSVIIGVITMGISMTGVKIGSLLGDRLGNRAEILGGIILVTIGFKVLFEHLGYF; this is encoded by the coding sequence ATGGAGATCCTAACCATCGTACTCCTGGCAATCGGACTTGCCATGGATGCTTTCGCGGTGTCCGTGTGCAAAGGCCTGGCCATGGGGAAGGCCACCGTACGCTCCATGGTCATAATCGGTGCGTGGTTCGGATTCTTCCAGTTCCTCATGCCGATCATCGGTTTCTACGTCGGCCGTTCGTTCAAGGATGCCGTAGAGGATTACGACCACTGGATCGCGTTCGCTCTGCTCCTCGTCATCGGACTCAACATGGTCCGCGAGGGCATCTCCGGGGAAGAGGAGAACGTGGATGCCAGCCTCGGATTCAGGATCATGCTTATTCTCGCCATCGCCACGAGCATCGATGCTCTCGCTGTCGGCATTTCCCTGGCGATGGATGAGGGGACGATCCTCGTACCTTCCGTCATCATCGGCGTCATCACTATGGGCATCTCTATGACGGGGGTTAAGATCGGAAGCCTCTTAGGGGACAGGCTCGGAAACAGGGCGGAGATCCTCGGAGGGATCATCCTCGTCACCATAGGATTCAAGGTTCTGTTCGAACACCTGGGCTATTTCTGA
- a CDS encoding Translation initiation factor 2, alpha subunit (eIF-2alpha): MSRARGFPENGELVVCTVTSVKNFGAFVTLDEYDNKEGFIHVRDIATGWVKYIRDYIREGQKTVCKVLGVDSQKGHIDLSLKSVNDHQKRERIQQWKNENKAEKLFEIVAGKLKCSPDDAYDSFGNMLIEDFGTLYDAFEGAVADSESFLSDYEGDWIEAFCDVAKDNIAPPTVQIDAIIEMTSSAPDGVERIRAALLAAQAEAGDDDVKITSVGSPRYRVVVTSPDYKTAEEVLKRVSNAAVKSLTKDGGVATLKRESK; encoded by the coding sequence ATGTCTCGCGCCAGGGGCTTCCCCGAGAACGGAGAGCTCGTCGTCTGCACCGTCACGTCGGTGAAGAACTTCGGAGCCTTCGTCACACTGGATGAGTACGACAACAAGGAAGGATTCATCCACGTCAGGGACATCGCCACTGGCTGGGTCAAGTACATCAGAGACTACATCAGAGAAGGACAGAAGACTGTCTGCAAGGTCCTCGGCGTAGACTCTCAGAAAGGTCACATCGACCTTTCCCTGAAGTCCGTCAACGATCACCAGAAACGCGAGAGGATCCAGCAGTGGAAGAACGAGAACAAGGCCGAGAAACTCTTCGAGATCGTCGCGGGCAAGCTGAAGTGCAGCCCCGACGATGCCTACGACTCGTTCGGAAACATGCTGATTGAGGACTTCGGAACCCTCTACGATGCCTTCGAGGGCGCCGTCGCCGATTCCGAGTCCTTCCTCTCCGATTATGAGGGAGACTGGATCGAGGCTTTCTGCGATGTCGCGAAGGACAACATCGCGCCTCCCACCGTCCAGATCGATGCCATCATCGAGATGACCTCCTCCGCACCCGACGGTGTGGAGCGCATCAGGGCCGCCCTGCTGGCCGCTCAGGCCGAGGCAGGTGACGACGACGTGAAGATCACTTCCGTCGGATCCCCCAGATACAGGGTTGTCGTGACCTCTCCCGACTACAAGACCGCAGAGGAGGTCCTCAAGAGGGTCTCCAACGCAGCGGTCAAATCGCTCACCAAAGACGGCGGCGTCGCGACCCTCAAGCGCGAAAGCAAGTGA
- a CDS encoding SSU ribosomal protein S27E, protein MVNNFVKMKCPDCGNEQIVFQRAATRVLCHVCGAVLVVPKGGKGELKGEVLEVVG, encoded by the coding sequence ATGGTCAACAACTTCGTCAAAATGAAATGCCCCGACTGCGGAAACGAGCAGATCGTCTTCCAGAGGGCAGCAACCAGGGTACTTTGCCACGTTTGCGGCGCAGTGCTTGTCGTCCCCAAGGGCGGCAAGGGCGAGCTGAAGGGCGAAGTGCTCGAGGTGGTCGGCTGA
- a CDS encoding LSU ribosomal protein L44E produces the protein MKMPRTIKTYCPYCGTHTEHAVERVKKKKASELKWGQRRFREVTSGYGGFPRPKPEGREKPTKRINLRYRCNECKKAHLTSCIRAKKFELTE, from the coding sequence ATGAAGATGCCGAGAACTATCAAGACTTACTGTCCTTACTGCGGCACCCACACCGAGCATGCGGTGGAGCGTGTCAAGAAGAAGAAGGCCAGCGAGCTCAAATGGGGTCAGAGGAGATTCAGAGAGGTTACTTCCGGATACGGAGGTTTCCCCAGGCCCAAGCCGGAAGGACGTGAGAAGCCCACCAAGAGGATCAACCTCAGGTACAGGTGCAACGAGTGCAAGAAGGCACACCTCACCTCCTGCATCAGAGCGAAGAAGTTCGAGCTCACGGAGTGA
- a CDS encoding Multimeric flavodoxin WrbA, which yields MRKIVAIVSSPRKGGNSDTIVDAILDGTMGLTISEVNLHRLNNYQYAMDCQACMKCKEDGECHVADSLNKTLEDIYYADSVIVSTPLYFSDYTGVLKCLIDRMFCFVDKDMNVTLPKGKKLVLVITCGSDIESSQMIAKILDNILVKNFGFENVGTIIASEKDMAENREKILAKAREIGKILVS from the coding sequence ATGAGGAAAATCGTCGCCATAGTATCAAGCCCCCGCAAGGGCGGCAATTCCGACACAATCGTGGATGCAATCCTCGACGGAACGATGGGACTAACTATTTCCGAAGTCAATCTCCACCGTCTCAACAACTACCAGTATGCCATGGACTGCCAGGCGTGCATGAAATGCAAAGAGGACGGGGAGTGCCACGTGGCCGACAGCCTCAACAAAACCCTCGAAGACATCTACTACGCGGACAGCGTAATCGTCTCCACCCCGCTCTACTTCTCCGACTACACCGGCGTCCTCAAATGCCTGATCGACAGAATGTTCTGCTTTGTCGACAAGGACATGAATGTCACCCTGCCCAAGGGGAAGAAGCTCGTCCTGGTCATCACCTGCGGCAGCGACATCGAGTCCAGCCAGATGATCGCCAAGATCCTGGACAACATCCTCGTCAAGAACTTCGGTTTCGAGAATGTCGGCACCATCATCGCCAGCGAGAAGGACATGGCGGAGAACCGCGAGAAGATTCTCGCGAAGGCGAGGGAGATCGGAAAGATCCTGGTTTCGTGA
- a CDS encoding Transcriptional regulator has product MPEQYDAYWNSFLPIFFDRITAVMRKRTTEEMAPYGLTSAHATYLMGLTLRDGQTLVSLSRFLDMDTSNTNRVVKVLREKGLIYDDRETVSSKKYSIFLTNAGRKLGEHLLEFTNQIYKDLMTGVTKEEILTTRNTLIKMLNNTDPYLDRYMQSKYENPFYTYLHTNPVQESDGEDLKETFESALAEDEKSDEE; this is encoded by the coding sequence ATGCCCGAACAGTACGATGCATATTGGAATTCGTTCCTCCCGATCTTCTTCGACCGTATCACGGCAGTGATGCGCAAGAGGACAACCGAGGAGATGGCACCGTACGGTCTAACCAGCGCTCACGCCACTTATCTCATGGGTCTCACCCTGAGGGACGGGCAGACCCTTGTCAGCCTTTCCAGGTTCCTGGACATGGACACTTCCAACACAAACAGGGTTGTGAAAGTCCTTCGCGAGAAAGGCCTGATTTATGACGATAGGGAAACCGTTTCCAGCAAGAAATACAGCATCTTTCTGACGAATGCCGGCCGGAAACTGGGTGAACACCTCCTGGAATTCACGAACCAGATCTACAAGGACCTGATGACTGGAGTCACCAAGGAGGAGATCCTTACCACCAGGAACACCCTGATTAAGATGCTGAACAACACAGACCCGTATCTTGACAGGTACATGCAGTCGAAATACGAGAACCCGTTCTACACCTACCTCCACACCAACCCCGTTCAGGAGTCTGATGGGGAGGATCTCAAGGAAACCTTTGAGTCCGCACTCGCAGAGGACGAAAAGAGCGATGAAGAATAA
- a CDS encoding dimethylamine corrinoid protein: MAFENETKAIKDAMVAYKVQGIVDAVDKALAAGMGPTEIINAMGDGMSDVGVLFERGKLFLPHVLSAAGGMTKAMEKLNPLLAAAGGDKQEKKASVVMGTVEGDVHDIGKSICSTMLQCAGFDVHDLGRDVPTPKFLDEVTKNGCTMVGMSALMTTTMVVMKTVIEQLKDLGVRDKTIVMVGGAPITQAYADKIGADIYGESASETTAKVKDL, encoded by the coding sequence ATGGCATTTGAGAACGAGACGAAAGCAATCAAAGATGCAATGGTGGCCTACAAGGTTCAGGGAATCGTCGACGCAGTCGACAAGGCCCTCGCGGCCGGAATGGGCCCGACCGAGATCATCAACGCGATGGGTGACGGAATGTCCGACGTCGGAGTCCTCTTCGAGCGCGGAAAGCTGTTCCTCCCCCATGTCCTGTCCGCCGCTGGTGGAATGACCAAGGCAATGGAGAAGCTCAACCCCCTTCTCGCAGCTGCCGGAGGCGACAAGCAGGAGAAGAAGGCCTCCGTCGTCATGGGAACCGTCGAGGGAGACGTCCACGACATCGGAAAGTCGATCTGCTCCACCATGCTGCAGTGCGCAGGTTTTGATGTCCACGACCTCGGAAGGGACGTCCCCACCCCGAAGTTCCTGGACGAGGTCACCAAGAACGGATGCACCATGGTCGGAATGTCCGCCCTTATGACCACTACCATGGTCGTTATGAAGACTGTCATCGAGCAGCTGAAGGATCTGGGCGTGCGCGATAAGACCATCGTCATGGTCGGCGGAGCGCCCATCACCCAGGCCTATGCTGACAAGATCGGCGCGGACATCTACGGAGAGTCCGCTTCTGAAACCACTGCAAAAGTCAAGGATCTGTGA
- a CDS encoding dimethylamine:corrinoid methyltransferase — protein sequence MGDGRTVYMTRENVLEDIRKGMADAADAAGVPDLNENEIEQMADVICSDERLVSVPRGHEVVMSEDGGPYKMMIDSGSSGNGIEISRLQAILAHERTLGMDSFQLAHIDYSIKAVKPIIGYEAQAMEQINMLSTVPLLYGAMPNMGLYYAPDGPFGNPADLMREFKMEEAMDQAEKAAAQIAADIDYVFSGMMAAGSEGWNFDTTASAGDADFVGTLNGITEVRKKFPNAYIEMGMAAENVLGIHGSIEYDGTPVAGLYPHQQVKLAEKAGVNIFGPVVNTNTSRSFAWNIARAVTMVKECEKVSNIPCHVNMGMGVGGIPMSECPPLDAVSRANKLMVEIAHVDGIOAGAGDPLGMSNAHVAASGMGGVRTAGDLVARMEFSKNMKLAKAKEYVAKKLGISEIEIADETVMRDLRYDLGLGNVTSIPGAAKGMEAKLNIEKVLGITINSCEKFRGTLR from the coding sequence ATGGGAGACGGAAGGACCGTCTACATGACCAGGGAGAACGTCCTGGAAGACATCAGGAAAGGAATGGCCGACGCCGCAGACGCAGCGGGCGTTCCCGACCTCAATGAGAACGAGATCGAGCAGATGGCGGATGTCATCTGCTCCGACGAGCGCCTTGTCTCGGTTCCCCGCGGACACGAGGTCGTCATGAGTGAGGACGGAGGTCCCTACAAGATGATGATCGACTCCGGAAGCAGCGGAAACGGAATCGAGATCAGCAGGCTCCAGGCGATCCTCGCCCACGAGCGCACCCTGGGAATGGATTCTTTCCAGCTGGCACACATCGACTACTCCATCAAGGCCGTCAAGCCCATCATCGGATACGAGGCACAGGCCATGGAGCAGATCAACATGCTCAGCACCGTCCCCCTCCTCTACGGAGCGATGCCCAACATGGGTCTCTACTACGCCCCCGACGGACCGTTCGGAAACCCGGCAGACCTGATGAGGGAGTTCAAGATGGAGGAGGCCATGGACCAGGCCGAGAAGGCAGCGGCCCAGATCGCAGCCGACATCGACTACGTCTTCTCCGGAATGATGGCCGCCGGGTCCGAGGGATGGAACTTCGACACCACCGCCTCCGCCGGAGACGCCGACTTCGTCGGAACTCTCAACGGAATCACCGAGGTCAGGAAGAAATTCCCCAACGCTTACATCGAGATGGGAATGGCTGCCGAGAACGTCCTCGGTATCCACGGATCCATCGAGTACGACGGAACCCCCGTTGCCGGACTCTACCCCCACCAGCAGGTGAAGCTCGCCGAGAAGGCCGGAGTCAACATCTTCGGTCCTGTCGTCAACACCAACACCTCCAGGAGTTTTGCATGGAACATCGCCCGCGCCGTCACCATGGTGAAGGAGTGCGAGAAGGTGTCCAACATCCCCTGCCATGTCAACATGGGAATGGGTGTCGGAGGAATCCCCATGTCCGAGTGCCCTCCGCTTGACGCGGTTTCCCGCGCTAACAAGCTGATGGTCGAGATCGCACACGTCGACGGTATCTAGGCCGGAGCCGGGGACCCCCTCGGAATGTCCAACGCCCATGTCGCCGCCTCCGGAATGGGAGGAGTGAGGACTGCGGGAGACCTCGTCGCACGCATGGAGTTCTCCAAGAACATGAAGCTCGCAAAGGCGAAGGAGTACGTCGCCAAGAAGCTCGGAATCTCCGAGATCGAGATCGCAGACGAGACCGTCATGAGGGACCTTAGGTACGATCTCGGACTCGGAAACGTCACTTCGATTCCCGGCGCAGCCAAGGGAATGGAGGCCAAGCTCAACATCGAAAAGGTCCTCGGAATCACGATCAACAGCTGTGAGAAGTTCCGCGGAACCCTGAGATGA
- a CDS encoding Trimethylamine:corrinoid methyltransferase, protein MRVLENVGLRVDYSEARKLLKENGCDVNEETRVVKFPRAVVEKAIKSAPEKFNMYGRTGKCVEMVSDGSHTNYLTFGVGTEYTVYKGHNSYETRGSTLKDIGEICKVTDALDNIDWLCAPVSAVDLAVDETKCRPLREWKEIFMNLTKPLMADPDPRYIEDYFAMEVALYDGDEEKARKMPVSIMGSCPSSPLQLDETFGRFAMAAPKYGFPMMVLSMAMGAASAPISIAGTLVTHNAEVLAGITLVQLSCPGAPCFYGSSTTSFDFYTGSAPVGSPELALISAGVSELGQYYKIPTVVAGTOTDAKRPNEQCGHEKTITGILPGMTGASNIYGSGMLSLGMSFSLEQLVIDNDIIGMIKYAAKGIEVNDGTMAYQTIVDVGIGNDFLATPDTMANMENPSAPTMFDRSMRPEWERAGEKDTGDIAHEKVVDILENHKVEPMSDYAIKRFDEIIAAAEERIKKELEERDAESED, encoded by the coding sequence ATGAGGGTTCTCGAGAACGTCGGCCTCAGGGTGGATTATTCCGAGGCAAGGAAGCTGCTGAAGGAGAACGGGTGCGATGTCAACGAGGAGACGAGGGTCGTCAAGTTCCCCCGTGCCGTCGTCGAGAAGGCGATCAAGAGCGCGCCCGAGAAGTTCAACATGTATGGACGCACCGGAAAGTGCGTCGAGATGGTCAGCGACGGTTCCCACACCAACTATCTGACTTTCGGAGTCGGAACAGAATATACTGTTTACAAGGGGCACAACAGCTACGAGACCAGGGGAAGCACCCTGAAGGACATCGGGGAGATCTGTAAGGTCACCGATGCACTCGACAACATCGACTGGCTCTGTGCACCCGTATCCGCCGTCGACCTTGCGGTGGACGAGACCAAATGCAGGCCTCTGAGGGAGTGGAAGGAGATCTTCATGAACCTCACCAAGCCCCTCATGGCGGATCCCGACCCGAGATACATCGAGGATTACTTCGCCATGGAGGTAGCCCTGTACGACGGAGACGAGGAGAAGGCCAGGAAGATGCCTGTTTCCATCATGGGAAGCTGCCCCTCCAGTCCCCTCCAGCTCGACGAGACCTTCGGAAGGTTCGCGATGGCGGCACCGAAGTACGGATTCCCGATGATGGTCCTTTCAATGGCCATGGGAGCGGCATCCGCGCCCATCAGCATCGCCGGAACCCTCGTCACCCACAATGCGGAGGTCCTTGCGGGAATCACCCTGGTCCAGCTCTCCTGTCCCGGAGCGCCCTGCTTCTACGGAAGCTCCACCACTTCGTTCGACTTCTACACCGGATCGGCACCTGTCGGATCTCCCGAGCTGGCACTTATCAGTGCAGGCGTGTCCGAACTCGGACAGTACTACAAGATCCCCACCGTCGTCGCCGGTACTTAGACCGACGCCAAGAGGCCCAACGAGCAGTGCGGACACGAGAAGACAATCACAGGAATCCTTCCGGGAATGACCGGGGCATCCAACATCTACGGATCCGGAATGCTCTCCCTCGGAATGTCGTTCTCCCTCGAGCAGCTCGTCATCGACAACGACATCATCGGGATGATCAAGTACGCCGCCAAGGGAATCGAGGTCAACGACGGCACCATGGCATACCAGACCATCGTGGACGTCGGAATCGGAAACGACTTCCTCGCGACCCCGGACACCATGGCAAACATGGAGAACCCCTCGGCACCCACAATGTTCGACCGTTCAATGCGCCCCGAGTGGGAGAGGGCGGGAGAGAAGGACACAGGCGATATCGCCCACGAGAAGGTTGTCGACATCCTTGAGAACCACAAGGTCGAGCCGATGAGCGACTACGCCATCAAGAGGTTCGACGAGATCATCGCCGCCGCTGAGGAAAGGATCAAGAAGGAACTGGAGGAGAGGGATGCAGAATCTGAGGATTGA